The stretch of DNA tgAAGTTAAATACGAGTCCTACGATGATCGATGCGCGTAacattcaaatttatatctttcttttcgcgGCGAAGGTAATAAACGTTtctactgtctctctctctctctctctttatccatTTTGCTCTCATTGGACGATTCGAAGGTTAATATTTAGCTACGTACGATCCGATTCGTCGAGATTTTTAGTCATAGTAGAGGAATCGGTCGTTCGAATATCGGGCAAAAATAAACGACCTAGGCACAGTTGGCTTCGTTGATTGTAAACGTTGGAAGTCCGCTGACCCGCTAAACCGTTTATGATTTCCCATCGAAACCAGAAAGGgaagaccaaaaaaaaaaaagcatactATCCTCTCGTATATCATTTCGAAATAACGTCATACTTTATCGATTACCAACATATACTCATCATTCTGATAAATATAACGTTTTTCGATAGGATAAATTTAACATGGAAAATCTGTACGAttgaaaacgatttaaaaaaatcgttcAATTTTTAGGTTATTTCGAGATGATCCTCGAAACAAAGAACGACGTAACGAGGTTCTGTAACGtcgttttgaaatttatttcaggTGGTAGTTGGTTGAGAAGATGtggaaggaaaggagagggaaTGACATAACGCAGCAACGTCGATGTTCGATcgaattgatatattttgttttttttagaTCTATACTCGTGATCCGTATCGATCGCGATGCAGCACACCGTATCACGTCTCGTCTTCTTCGGGTCACATCTACATACTTATTAATCGAGCTTGATCCAAGTAACCGTCAACAGAAATAGCATAGGCGTTTCTGGGGTGGCTAGTCGGTAGAATACGCGACACGGCTCTCTCAcagttctctctatctctctctctttctctctctattctctgtctgtttgtctcttttactctttctccgAAAATCTCGGACCGGAGTAACCAAGTATCCGGACAGCTTTtagaaagacgagaaaaacAATGTGCGAAAAGCCTAATTGTCTTGCGCAGACGATCGATTCTTTTGGCGAGGCACGTTGTGCGATCGTGATTTCGATTGATTGCCTAACAATAAGACGTATCTCATTGAAGAACACGGATTAAGGATTATCCAAAACGTTGAGTACTATCAAAAATCTTTCAcgtgttttcattttttcaatgGAGTTAGCTTCGTCGAAGAGTAAGTAATAaagttttttcgtttcgtttatttatttcacacCTGTGATTTCTAGTAAGAATGAATAGacggatttctttttctttcttctttcttcttttcttttttctttccttttttttttttttttattattattcgaatagaCGTAGCAACAACGTAGGACTAAGTGGATGTATCGTAGAAAAGTGTATCGTTTATGATCGTATAAACGCATATTTGttgtttgtataaaaatgaaaaatattaagtcAGTCGAAATGTTTTGTCCAGTTGGAGAAGaattatttggaaaaaaatgaaattttaaagataCAACGAACGGACAAACTTTCGTTAGGCttgatatataatgttttgTAAAAAGTGTACGGTAATTAGTTCGTGGAGCCATCTACAGGTATTACGTGAGACAAGAAAGATTTCCAAAATTTACGAACATTTTCAAGTTACACGTAACACGATTCACATCATGTATATTATCGTGTTCCTCCTACGATCAATTTAATCTTGTTTCCTTGCGTTCAGTTTAGGTCGATCTCTGACAAAATAATGTGTGTTAATCGTGTTAGAGCGAATTACAGGGTGCACATtggattaataatttataaaagaaaaaagagaaaaagaatacaaaaattaagaatatataaataaatctgtGAAAGGATATGTcagaaagaaatttcgttcttttttttttttttttaggatggATTGAAATAAGTGAAGGATAAACTAAGCTGCTCAAATAAACTCGTAACGCGAGGTGCCAGTTCGAAGATGCAGTAAATTTCCAAAGTTACTTTGCAAATGTTTTGCACGTAACAAAAGGCAATTTTCTATGAGCGTGCTGGTGTGTATCGGAAAGTAGCACCTGTCCTAGATTCGCGACTGCGcgataactatatatatattaggtaCAACCCTTATAAACGATGTGAGTGTAATTTAAAGTTTTACTCAGTATCCGAACAACTtcttatcgaagaagaagaaagatccgttcttttttcgtctcttGATCGACGAATTCGATCTTTCGGGTTCActtttgtttctcttgtttcgttttcttttcctgttttttttttctttttttttttttgtaaataatatactgGTTCGCATGATCGAATGTATCGATATCACGTTGGATAACGTATCTCTCGATATTCtcgtttaatatttcgttatagTTGATCGAACATCTGAAATAATCTATAGTTATGATtgaattgaataattattatttttaaacaagatTGTTTTTATAAAGAGGAGTATATTGTATACGTAGTATATGcgtaaatacaaatttatgtaattgtgcgtatgtatgtagaacgatataagtgtatatacatgtacagtTTGACTTCAAAAAAGTAATCCAATAATGATATcttttgatatcttttttaatattttatttatgatcgAACGTTTGGAGAAAtttatagttattaattagatttaataattattaaagatacatgtaatttgtacatataaatattaatttttataattatatttatgtatgtgatatatacatgtaacaGTCTAAATACACAGGTGATATACGagtacgtatttacgtatttacgtatttacgtatatgcAAATGTCCactgaaaacaaaaaaaaaaaaaaaacaaagaaagaaagaaacacaacattttcttcgtcaataatcaaaaataatgtGATTGAAAATTGAACGAATGGATCGATCAAAATCAGTGCCGGAAAAAGCATTTCGTTTAAGAGCACTTTATTTTtggttttataattatacgaaatttaaatagatttaGAACGGAGCTTTTGGAAGAGTCAGAACACGCGCCAGAGTGAGCGCATTCGGACCATGACCCAGACCTATgtaactctctttttctctctctctctctctctctctctctctctctctttttctctcttttcgagaGTACATCTATGTACGAAATTAGTCGGTACGTTGCAAAAGGTCGCATTAAACTTTTCATCGGTCGCAGTCGGCTCCGAAAGGCTGATCTTTATCGAGACacgtttgattttattcaGATGAATTTATATAGTCGGAATTGTTTGAAAACAGGAAAAAGTTGAAGAGTGattaaaagtaacaaaagTTATTTCTCTATGAGagttatatttttcgataaagcTGTAAAAGatctatcgaaaaattttatataatattttatttaacaaaaaattttttttcttgtttgtataaaaagaaaagaaaatcaagttctatttaaaagtaattgtTTGCTATTTGGACGTAAAATGGATATAAAAGTAAACGTGATAAATGCGATAAACGTAGACGTAAAAGATCGTAATTcttaatttatgatttatattttttcttttgtagtgttcttcgagaaaaagagaaggatttcCGTTCAAACACGGACATGGTGTTGAAATTCGTGGACATCCTGTTTCCGACTTCATTCCAAATTTATCCGTTTGTTAAACTTGTGAGTATTTCATTACACAATTTACAAGATAAAATTATCTCGCAAACAATACATGCACGAGACGCTTTATTTACAAAGGGATTTACACATTATGCAACGCTAAATTCAAAACAAATGTAATCAATTCATTTAGAGATACagagactaaaaaaaaaaaagaaagataaacaagTTCGTTGTTGTTTATCAAAAGATGTTGTTTATCATCGGAATTGAACGgagaagtaaataatatagttAACTATCTCGAATATTAAACGACGAAACTCATGAAAATTTTAGTCGCGTCGAAATGTCAATGACACGTGCCGATGGTGTTTGCACGTGAGGGAGAATGATTAAGGATCATTATGATTCAGGTTGATCTCGCATGCGAGTTATTAACAACGTTAACCTCCATGCTTAGAGATGTcttatgaattttattgaaGCTCGATGTACCACTTTGGTCGACTGTGCAAATTAAATTGAAGAATTTCTACTTGAAATTAGAAGCAAACTTGATATCGTATGCTAGCTTCGTCGTATCCTTCATCGAACGGTTAAACTTTGTTCGAGaagttctctttttatttatttatttttttttgaagctTCCTTTTAAACGAAGTACACGGTCTCTTTCGAAGGGATTGTATAGTTTAGAATAATTTCGGAAAAGATGGtcatgaatttaaaaattttgatcgtataattgataaataaatagataaataaatattcttttttaatcatttttttttattaattaaatttttaattatttatcaactCTAACATATTCGattgtatcatttttataataataaaaaagaaaaaataaagtaaccttctaatataaatgaaacagtTTTTCTCAACCTACGGGTCGCGAAATAATATCTGTTatgtaaaaacgaaaaaaatgattaatgatctgaaattttcaaaaaattttcatagagAATATTCTTATGAGAATATCACAGTAATCAgcgtttatttaaataaaataatatacattaattttaacaTATCAAGTactcaaaaattatatttatattataaacatttggGTCGTGGAATTATTACAAACAAATCTATTGGGCCAAATGGTGTAAAGGCTGagttcaaattatttattttgaataatattctttgcttctattttttttttttttttataaatttcaatcttGATAGACTTgttatagtatttataataaaacttgCATACATCATATTTCCAATATTCttcgttatattataattttttttttaactttatttttataaaactcttttaaatattcttacgAACGATCATTTATTTGACAAAACTTTGTTTCATCTCTCATTTTCaatcaaaaatttctatatcgtTGCTAGCGAAAAAAATTCTAGCCATTTTAGCAGCACgttctttatcttttgaagatattatttcatttgatttcttctttattgttGAAtggttttcttgttttttttttaattaattcgtttttcaTAGAATTAGCTACATGTCGTGAACTTTGCGAAATTGGACTTATAGAAAACATATTTCTTAGCCTTAGTAACTGTTTTAATAAAAGCATTGAATTATTGCATATTATGAATTTtgtaatcgatatattattataaaaatttttttcatctactGATGTAGAGTTTTCCATGCTTGTAGAAAAAATATGGCTAACTTATTCATGAAGCTTATGATCCATTTATCTAGAATTCATGAGGGAGTTTTGGCCCAGTCCTCTTttgttatttacatattataaaaataaaaatatgaattttaaagttataatacattaaacagtcgataattaaattaacaaaaaaaaaatatccacgTTATAAAGGAATAATCTAAATCGGAGATCGATAATTAGCTAAACcaatatttcgattatatatttaaacgcaCTACGTACGAGTTATAACGtactattttgttttttttatatttctttttttttctagtaaaAACCCATTTATTGCGATTACGTATATTGCACagacttttatttaatattaaataattttcatttcgttaaattcgattcgatacaatttctttttccgttcaaacaaaataaaatcaaacgtttgtttcaacttttatattcattatacttTGAAATAAATCTCAAGAGAATATACATAAATCCATACAACGGATTCGTTTCAATgagtgaaaggaaaaaaaaaaaaaaacgtgaaaGATAAAAGTGTGTGAGAAATATGTTTTAACAAGGCTCGTTCGTACGAATGGAGAAAAACTTTTCAAGGTCAAAATAAACTAACGGCATGAAGCGCGAAAAGTTCCACATACGTTTACGTCTATCAATGTCAGAAAGTATGCACCGCCTGAAGTTAATCGGTCGTGGCTTCCGGGCCGTGCATTGCATTCTCTTTCGAATTAAGGAACCAAGAGAGCGTGCATTGCACTAACTGAATATTGATCTCGATGTTAAATTTGTGCCagactttttttaaaaatatgataaaaataatcattaagaCGATTCATCggaagagaaacaaatttaaaataattcttctaaAACAGAACcaaatgaaataatcaattttatattattaccatttataaataattattaaatttaacaaataatagtaataataacgacattaataataataataataataataataataataataataataattcaactaatgatttaataattaaaattaattaattaataatagaatcaGACACGAAACAATCTACTTTTGCTTTatcattgtttttaataaatcattaaatataactaattaataatgattaatataattaatgaattaataaacaaGATTAATCAggataaatttgtataaagtGTTATTTTAAAGTATCTTGCGAGTCTCATGTAATAGAATATCTCGCaagatattgtattattttcgatcgattatcaaTGACGTTTTTCGACAACAGACTCGTGATTTCAAATGACAATTAGCCAATCAGATTCACTGTGATGTTAGATTCGTCGAGAGAGTATGACTAGATACTAAACTGTATACtgggaaaattgaaaatttggcTAAATGCCAAAAAGATCGGCGACAAGGCTCGTCGGTCGATGTAACAGTGCCAAAATAGCACACGCAGAGGAACGAAAATACGAATTTACGTGCACTCGTAGAAATATACCTTACGTAGTGTAGtagctttattttctctctctctttttccttccctctctctctctctctctctctctctctctctctctctttctttcgttctctttctctctttatttctcttcgtagTTCGAAACTCGCTCGGTCGTTGGCACGACTATCGCaattatatacgtttaatgtacgaaaaacaagaaaataaaggtAATTTCAAGCCAAAACAATATTGTTCAggtatatcattttaatgatatttatatcgtatcgtaAAGTTTTCACGAACGTTCATCGACCATAATTCAAATTTGCGTTCACCAAcctttattatattcattgattttattgatattcatttgatttcattgaatttgATTAACTTCATTGATtaatttcgaatgaattttcaGGAACCGTTTGAATTTAGAGATTCTACATCAACAATGGCGGGTTATCGAAGGGTGAAACTCGTGACAGCCAATGAAACTATGACCGGCAGCAGTATAGAGAGCAACATGATTGGCGAGTCTGGCGAAAACTCAGTCGACACTCTTCGATCGACCACGCGACAAGTAAGCTCGTGTTCGTTTCTCGTCGATGTTAATGGACGGTCTATCTTCATAGAGTGTTCACCAATCAAGGCAAAGTGattcttcgaaaattttttaagtattctAATTGAAGAGATCATCTGAATAATCCTGCATTAATCGACAGAAAGGATCATAGTTATGTttagaaatgtatatacgtgtgagCGTGCCAATGTATACGGTGACTCTTAGAAGAGAATTCTCGGACAAAATAGTTCTTTCAAAATTGGACAAAGTGTTTTGAATTGGTAAGTACGTTCAAAGAAATGAATGGTGCTGTGTAAAGTATGCTAAGTattgaaaacaaacaaaaagaacaatgGTGGTTAGTTTTAACCAGTGTTGATCGTATAATTCAATCTTTcaaattgatcgattaattgtttttttctttttttgttttgggattaaacgataacgatcttttattttttctaccctctttttttctttatcaacaATTACCAATaactatttttttgtatttaagtCTTAACATATTAATTCCTTTCTACAGTAATTACCAATTCAAAATACACTGTTTGATCTGACACAAAATGATTCCGTTTTCGTAAGgtgtaggaaaaaaaatatttccaatgatCACGTACGCGTTCATCAGTGTGTGTTATGCGTGTGAACTTTCGACTTACACAATGATATTTCCGTTTAGACGATAAAAACGAAGGAATAACAGAagacatgaaaaaagaagcttGGAAACTGGAAGGGATACTCCCACCAGGTTTCATTAATgcatcttatatatatatatatatatatatatatatatatataatacatacatacatacatgcgtacATATGCTAATCAGTCGTGCGTACGTTTATGCGCACACGAGGCACCGACCGAGGCGCGAGAGCTTAACCGACATATAAATAGCGTGTTTAAAGAGAGCCGCTAGAACTCGTGTATACGTCTTGCGAGACGATCGTAAGAGTACCGATAGCAATCCAACGAAGATCAGTGCTTGTTTCGTCaaaagttttaaaagaaaaacgattctACGTCGAAGGtgatatttcgataaagaaaaaagaaaaaaaaggaacgcgCGAATTTCAAATGTGCAGTGTTGCGtgcaatgaaaatatatatgtatatatcgacgATCGTTCGGACAATGTTttaatgaaagtaaataaaataaaacaagacacttcgaattatttcaataatatgaCGTTGTTAACAGAATAGTTTTGATAAaacgtttgataaaaaaaaagaaaatgctgttatttaatacaattaataagaaatgtttGTGTCGTTTGACATTtcctggaaaaaaaaaaaacgaagaaattttatttcttttttcttttccaggAAATGAAGTTTTCTAAACTAATGCAAGACCTATCAACGTTatagcagaaaaaaaataggtcGTTGAAATCGTTGCACGCATACCTGCATCGATCAACTAGCGCTGCGCTCTTTTTATCGCGACCCTTTTGCATGTTAATTTTGCTGAATATGGTGGACCTGCTAACTTTCTAATGAAGTAACATTTTCGTTCGAGAAACGATCATGATTTTGTATTGGCCCATATCGGACTTTCCATAAGTTTGAGAATTCTATAAGTTTACActgttaaatatttgaaaatttcgaatcattaaaatatatatatatatatttaataataattaagcattttaattatatataaaatttataattcgttattggcttttattcaaattagagctctaaaattatgtattattaaatatttgagtAATTCGaatgattaaatattcaaattatatgtatataacgataacaatagtaataacaacaacaataacaacaacaacgataataatattattaattaaatgaataaataataataataattaaatattcagcttataaaattgatacgaATGTTTCGTGTTTAAGTATATTCattgaatgaattaatattgttatgaatttaatcattatttattgaacTGTTTGTGTGACAGAAAGTTCGACGCGTTTACGGAGAGCAAAAGAGTTATcagaagaacgagaagacaCGTAGGACAAGCAACGTCGTCAACAATTACAGCATCGTCGCCTCCAGAGGCGAGCTCTCTCGAAATAACTACACCGTTGGTGAGACGTCGAGAGACGTTACGAAGAAACGAGTGTCTTTCGTCAACTCGAGCAAGATCTATGCGAAGGAGTCAAATTCGTGTACATCCGTGTTCCTCAGTAGAGATTTAACTGGGAAATATTTGTCAAAGGACATTGAGAAGTCACAACCCTCTACCACAAGACAAGGTCGAGCTTACAACGGTGGTTCACGAATTTTAGCTAAATCTGTGTCCGTCCCAGCGATTCTTGAGGAAGGTATTGGCTCcattggtttttcttttttttttttttatatttacgacgttttatttttactgtATCGCGGTCTCATAAATTTATCCTTTCGTTTGGCAAACtatcaattttcattcgaCTCTTAACCAGTTTGTAATCAAAgtaaagtgaagaaaaaaaagtaaagttaTAAGAAgattagattaattaataatgaaaaagttttaacAGAAAACTCATTGCGTACATGTAGACATGTCCCCATACATTTGTTAACGTAAGCAGACTTGATTTATGATTTTCACGCGTAACGCCTTAcggcaatattttttaacatcgtACATATATCTCTTGCAACACGCGTCATTGATATGGCATACGTACCTTCTGTCTCATTGAATCATGATTTCAATCGGTTGATCTCGCGTACATCGAGCTTCTGAAGGTCGACATAAAAAATTGAAGGATTGTAAGATCTTCtataacgtttttttttttttttttttttttttatagaaatgatTTTGAATCTTCTTATCTTATACTCCGTCTATTAGGTTTACGGCGAAAGGAGAAAGCTCTTGTGAGAGACGAAAGAAGACACGACGAAGGTATATTGAAAAGATCATCAGCTTTTCTAGCGAGTTTAACTCAAACGAATCATCATCGATCAGCTGAGAAGAGGGATAACGTTACCGAAGATTCCTCGTGGTTTTCTGGATCTTCGAAACTGAATGGGTATAGATCGAGATATTCTACTTTGAAaggatatttttcgattttaaataacaGCGAGAACGAGCTCAGACCGGTGTTAGGACAATCGGCTAGCACCCAGACTTTGTCAACTAGCTGGAAAAAAAACATTGGAGTCAACGTCAAGAAATCGGTGTCCTTCAGCTCGGATACTAGCTTTGAAGAGAAGCGAGCACCCTATCGTAAACCAACTGTTCACGAGGTCAAGGTCTATCACAAGGGCGTTCTTCAAGGTAATTACGTgtctcttttgtatttttattatattatctggCACAAAGGAATCGTTAGATGagcaattttttaaatacatttttgcTTACGTTTTTAACACGTTGACTATCACGATGATACAATTAACTAATTAGTActatcatataaaaaagaattagataacaatgtaaaataattgttattaaccattttcatttctcctgTAGATAGAATAATGAAATTGCGAAtacaaaaaattcatatttatctatttataaatattcatataacaTTTGaccaaaattaaattttgaaataaattatattaaaacagtataaagaaatttaaaccTGATTATCGTAGTCTTTATAATacgttattacttttttatgtaaatttgtACTATTTCTGTACAGAACATTTCAAATTTACAGCTGACTAACAAAGAGTATAATCTTATTTAAACTTAAAACGCAATAATTTATGACATACGAAACACGTATAACAGATAACGCTTTAACCAATCTCATCTTAAACTTTGTTCGTCAGTGATActcattcattattttctaaaatttttctatcgaatgaTAGATCGTGCCACTCGTGAAGAGAATATCAAAACAAAAGTGCCACCTTCGTGGGAAATACCCTCGGAGGGCCCCAAAGCCCTCTTGAGGGCT from Vespula pensylvanica isolate Volc-1 chromosome 11, ASM1446617v1, whole genome shotgun sequence encodes:
- the LOC122632793 gene encoding uncharacterized protein LOC122632793 isoform X1 translates to MYEISRVLREKEKDFRSNTDMVLKFVDILFPTSFQIYPFVKLEPFEFRDSTSTMAGYRRVKLVTANETMTGSSIESNMIGESGENSVDTLRSTTRQKVRRVYGEQKSYQKNEKTRRTSNVVNNYSIVASRGELSRNNYTVGETSRDVTKKRVSFVNSSKIYAKESNSCTSVFLSRDLTGKYLSKDIEKSQPSTTRQGRAYNGGSRILAKSVSVPAILEEGLRRKEKALVRDERRHDEGILKRSSAFLASLTQTNHHRSAEKRDNVTEDSSWFSGSSKLNGYRSRYSTLKGYFSILNNSENELRPVLGQSASTQTLSTSWKKNIGVNVKKSVSFSSDTSFEEKRAPYRKPTVHEVKVYHKGVLQDRATREENIKTKVPPSWEIPSEGPKALLRAAMEADETILKEVVMRARKSDLCDVDVNMTDSSGRTAISYMAGNGAAAMLELALSFEGADPNLPDNEGNTPLHFAAQAGQTECLNVLLQRCPDIEVDARNTLGFTPLMKAALQGRTKCAKILLFAGANPTLRDHGRGLRAEQWARFCGRYVCAEVIERFARHRLLERTTSCRWGSEPELAAKVLQGKVTPIPTTPLPTSSTGLKSRIRKVFRTSSGPDRSSFSLVSQLTSAALCASSPALPKNGQVPPVVKSLLRPLSVPQLRITLVSPQDFIEKTGEKCGASFAERIESTIVKPPRTKKKSK
- the LOC122632793 gene encoding uncharacterized protein LOC122632793 isoform X4, with the protein product MCSVACNENIYVYIDDRSDNVLMKKVRRVYGEQKSYQKNEKTRRTSNVVNNYSIVASRGELSRNNYTVGETSRDVTKKRVSFVNSSKIYAKESNSCTSVFLSRDLTGKYLSKDIEKSQPSTTRQGRAYNGGSRILAKSVSVPAILEEGLRRKEKALVRDERRHDEGILKRSSAFLASLTQTNHHRSAEKRDNVTEDSSWFSGSSKLNGYRSRYSTLKGYFSILNNSENELRPVLGQSASTQTLSTSWKKNIGVNVKKSVSFSSDTSFEEKRAPYRKPTVHEVKVYHKGVLQDRATREENIKTKVPPSWEIPSEGPKALLRAAMEADETILKEVVMRARKSDLCDVDVNMTDSSGRTAISYMAGNGAAAMLELALSFEGADPNLPDNEGNTPLHFAAQAGQTECLNVLLQRCPDIEVDARNTLGFTPLMKAALQGRTKCAKILLFAGANPTLRDHGRGLRAEQWARFCGRYVCAEVIERFARHRLLERTTSCRWGSEPELAAKVLQGKVTPIPTTPLPTSSTGLKSRIRKVFRTSSGPDRSSFSLVSQLTSAALCASSPALPKNGQVPPVVKSLLRPLSVPQLRITLVSPQDFIEKTGEKCGASFAERIESTIVKPPRTKKKSK
- the LOC122632793 gene encoding uncharacterized protein LOC122632793 isoform X2; the protein is MVLKFVDILFPTSFQIYPFVKLEPFEFRDSTSTMAGYRRVKLVTANETMTGSSIESNMIGESGENSVDTLRSTTRQKVRRVYGEQKSYQKNEKTRRTSNVVNNYSIVASRGELSRNNYTVGETSRDVTKKRVSFVNSSKIYAKESNSCTSVFLSRDLTGKYLSKDIEKSQPSTTRQGRAYNGGSRILAKSVSVPAILEEGLRRKEKALVRDERRHDEGILKRSSAFLASLTQTNHHRSAEKRDNVTEDSSWFSGSSKLNGYRSRYSTLKGYFSILNNSENELRPVLGQSASTQTLSTSWKKNIGVNVKKSVSFSSDTSFEEKRAPYRKPTVHEVKVYHKGVLQDRATREENIKTKVPPSWEIPSEGPKALLRAAMEADETILKEVVMRARKSDLCDVDVNMTDSSGRTAISYMAGNGAAAMLELALSFEGADPNLPDNEGNTPLHFAAQAGQTECLNVLLQRCPDIEVDARNTLGFTPLMKAALQGRTKCAKILLFAGANPTLRDHGRGLRAEQWARFCGRYVCAEVIERFARHRLLERTTSCRWGSEPELAAKVLQGKVTPIPTTPLPTSSTGLKSRIRKVFRTSSGPDRSSFSLVSQLTSAALCASSPALPKNGQVPPVVKSLLRPLSVPQLRITLVSPQDFIEKTGEKCGASFAERIESTIVKPPRTKKKSK
- the LOC122632793 gene encoding uncharacterized protein LOC122632793 isoform X3, whose amino-acid sequence is MAGYRRVKLVTANETMTGSSIESNMIGESGENSVDTLRSTTRQKVRRVYGEQKSYQKNEKTRRTSNVVNNYSIVASRGELSRNNYTVGETSRDVTKKRVSFVNSSKIYAKESNSCTSVFLSRDLTGKYLSKDIEKSQPSTTRQGRAYNGGSRILAKSVSVPAILEEGLRRKEKALVRDERRHDEGILKRSSAFLASLTQTNHHRSAEKRDNVTEDSSWFSGSSKLNGYRSRYSTLKGYFSILNNSENELRPVLGQSASTQTLSTSWKKNIGVNVKKSVSFSSDTSFEEKRAPYRKPTVHEVKVYHKGVLQDRATREENIKTKVPPSWEIPSEGPKALLRAAMEADETILKEVVMRARKSDLCDVDVNMTDSSGRTAISYMAGNGAAAMLELALSFEGADPNLPDNEGNTPLHFAAQAGQTECLNVLLQRCPDIEVDARNTLGFTPLMKAALQGRTKCAKILLFAGANPTLRDHGRGLRAEQWARFCGRYVCAEVIERFARHRLLERTTSCRWGSEPELAAKVLQGKVTPIPTTPLPTSSTGLKSRIRKVFRTSSGPDRSSFSLVSQLTSAALCASSPALPKNGQVPPVVKSLLRPLSVPQLRITLVSPQDFIEKTGEKCGASFAERIESTIVKPPRTKKKSK